One Egicoccus halophilus genomic region harbors:
- a CDS encoding alpha/beta fold hydrolase, whose translation MADDIRSQTVSMSHGTTRYFEVGFGEQAALLLHGVGYSPAATSWLPTMGLMRDSGIRLIAPDFVGWGEGDVLEQEYSFAYLVDFVREFQDALGLTRTHIVGHSMGGWIASIFAYESPNRVEKLVLIGSGGIATRKLASMVEWQPPTEEEVRADMAFLAEQDMPRQDLLDEALARASDEAHIGSYRRIKTHMSVPETRTRYQTVRRLPHVHNDALVLWGTDDDINDMSLAEKTHELLPNSTLHAHPGLGHFLPQQNPDVVADELRTFLKG comes from the coding sequence GTGGCCGACGACATCCGCAGCCAGACCGTGTCCATGAGCCACGGCACCACGCGCTACTTCGAGGTCGGTTTCGGTGAGCAGGCCGCGCTGCTGCTCCACGGGGTCGGCTACAGCCCTGCGGCCACGAGCTGGCTCCCGACGATGGGGCTGATGCGCGATTCGGGGATCCGCCTCATCGCCCCGGACTTCGTCGGGTGGGGCGAGGGGGACGTCCTGGAGCAGGAGTACTCGTTCGCCTACCTGGTGGACTTCGTCCGCGAGTTCCAGGACGCACTCGGGCTCACGCGGACGCACATCGTCGGACACTCCATGGGTGGATGGATCGCGTCGATTTTCGCCTACGAGAGCCCGAACCGCGTGGAGAAGCTCGTCCTGATCGGCAGTGGTGGGATCGCGACCCGCAAACTTGCGTCCATGGTGGAGTGGCAGCCCCCCACCGAGGAAGAGGTCCGGGCGGACATGGCGTTCCTCGCCGAACAGGACATGCCGCGTCAGGACCTGCTCGACGAGGCGCTGGCCCGCGCGTCGGACGAGGCCCACATCGGTAGCTACCGCCGCATCAAGACGCACATGAGCGTCCCCGAGACGCGCACTCGATACCAGACCGTGCGGCGACTCCCCCACGTGCACAACGATGCGCTGGTGCTCTGGGGGACCGACGACGACATCAACGACATGTCGCTGGCGGAGAAGACTCACGAATTGCTCCCGAACAGCACCCTGCACGCACACCCCGGGCTGGGGCACTTCCTGCCGCAACAGAATCCGGACGTCGTCGCCGACGAACTGCGCACCTTCCTGAAGGGCTGA
- a CDS encoding tripartite tricarboxylate transporter permease, which translates to MAEGFALLSWDILGWAALGVLLASSISVMPGLGGAFVLAILIPFAFALEPIEAVAILTAAIVVTSTANTITGVLFGIPGSASGVATIFDGYPMAQRGEGGRAVSAGLVASLAGGILGAVALGAVLPIARPMVLAFGPPEFFALVLVAVIVIAQIQDGETSRSLVAGGLGFMAAYVGVEGATAQFRFTFGSGYLSEGFPLIAVVIGLFAITEMIDLGRRRTAIAADASTDSMGLGWSGTVQGAKDVLVYWKTTVSSSLIGVIVGIIPGMGSGAAQFLAYGRAATVSPNRAQFGKGAVEGVISSDAATNSKEGGSLVPTLVFGVPGSANMAILLAAFIGIGITPGPEMVTTQLPLTWMIIWLIVISNIMATLLSLGAAIPLARLTMVKGERLIPAIILICLWGGFTASFNAGDLFVVVGFGFLGYALKRYGYSRSTFVIGFVLGPLLERNYILSQRLFGWSFLLRPWTMAILSIPVLVIGAKLYADQRNRRRDAELVGPTS; encoded by the coding sequence ATGGCCGAGGGCTTCGCCCTGCTCAGTTGGGACATTTTGGGGTGGGCGGCCCTCGGAGTCCTGCTCGCGTCCTCGATCTCCGTCATGCCGGGCCTGGGTGGTGCGTTCGTCCTGGCAATCCTCATTCCCTTCGCGTTCGCGCTCGAACCCATCGAAGCGGTGGCGATTCTCACCGCGGCGATCGTGGTGACCTCGACGGCCAACACCATTACCGGCGTGCTGTTCGGCATTCCCGGTTCCGCCTCCGGTGTCGCCACCATCTTCGACGGCTACCCCATGGCGCAACGCGGCGAGGGCGGCCGTGCGGTGTCTGCAGGACTCGTCGCGTCGTTGGCAGGTGGCATCCTCGGAGCCGTCGCGCTCGGTGCGGTGCTGCCTATTGCCCGGCCAATGGTGCTCGCCTTCGGGCCGCCCGAGTTCTTCGCACTGGTGCTGGTGGCGGTCATCGTGATCGCGCAGATCCAGGACGGTGAGACCTCGCGAAGCCTGGTCGCGGGGGGGCTCGGTTTCATGGCTGCCTACGTCGGCGTCGAGGGCGCGACCGCCCAGTTCCGATTCACCTTCGGCTCCGGCTATCTGAGCGAGGGCTTCCCGCTGATCGCCGTGGTGATCGGACTCTTCGCCATCACCGAGATGATCGATCTCGGCCGCAGGAGGACGGCCATCGCAGCGGACGCGAGCACCGACTCCATGGGTCTGGGGTGGAGTGGAACGGTGCAAGGGGCGAAGGACGTCCTAGTGTACTGGAAGACGACGGTCTCCAGCAGTCTGATCGGTGTCATCGTCGGCATCATCCCGGGCATGGGCTCGGGCGCAGCGCAATTCCTTGCCTACGGTCGCGCGGCCACCGTGTCGCCGAACCGCGCACAATTCGGAAAGGGCGCCGTCGAGGGCGTCATCTCGTCGGATGCCGCCACCAACAGCAAGGAGGGCGGGAGTCTCGTTCCGACCTTGGTCTTCGGGGTGCCGGGCTCTGCGAACATGGCCATACTTCTGGCGGCCTTCATCGGAATTGGTATCACCCCCGGGCCAGAGATGGTGACGACCCAGCTGCCACTGACGTGGATGATCATCTGGCTCATCGTCATCTCGAACATCATGGCGACGTTGCTCTCGCTGGGGGCCGCGATACCGCTCGCACGTCTCACCATGGTCAAGGGTGAGCGGCTCATCCCCGCGATCATCCTCATCTGCCTGTGGGGAGGATTCACGGCATCGTTCAACGCCGGGGACCTGTTCGTCGTGGTCGGGTTCGGTTTCCTCGGCTACGCCCTGAAGCGCTACGGCTATTCCCGGTCGACCTTCGTCATCGGTTTCGTGCTGGGGCCGCTGCTCGAGCGCAACTACATCCTGTCGCAGCGGCTGTTCGGATGGTCCTTCCTCCTTCGCCCGTGGACGATGGCCATCCTCAGCATCCCGGTGCTCGTCATCGGCGCCAAGCTGTACGCGGACCAGCGCAACCGGCGACGGGACGCCGAGCTGGTGGGCCCGACGTCGTAA
- a CDS encoding MFS transporter encodes MSGSARLLAYAIGAFGLGIGNSMVFLMPLRARELGASFEFIGLLVAAASILPVLLAVPLGEVVDRFGPRRGFLLGAGTSAIVAALAALVVNHWVLLVLQLAFGATRGLGWIASQSYVTGMATGTARAANTGRFSLFSNAGTMIAPLLTGVVAQFVGFRWAFLFIAAYAGVFFVLGLGLKWSGRVSISAKRRRRDVGFRRALGLVAVPGVQAALFLTGARLWLAKTFTGFFPVLIVEAGVDPAVAGSVIAMSGLVATMMAPTAGFWCRFARPATVCASALGCAAVGIAFGPQLVQPPLVYLPAAMFGIGSGLSLPLLLTIVTNSASESQRGLVLGLRQTVNNVAGSTAPIVVGPLVAGVGMVLAFPLSAAVAAAAIAVAAVRGRTGPSPDASAAR; translated from the coding sequence ATGTCGGGCAGCGCCCGGCTGTTGGCCTACGCGATCGGCGCCTTCGGTCTCGGCATCGGCAACTCGATGGTGTTCCTGATGCCGCTACGGGCGCGGGAGCTCGGTGCGTCCTTCGAGTTCATCGGGCTGCTCGTCGCAGCCGCGTCGATCCTGCCGGTGCTCCTCGCCGTGCCACTCGGCGAGGTGGTCGACCGGTTCGGTCCGCGGCGCGGCTTTCTCCTTGGAGCGGGCACGTCGGCGATCGTGGCGGCGCTCGCCGCCCTGGTGGTCAACCACTGGGTCCTGCTTGTGTTGCAGCTCGCCTTCGGCGCCACGCGTGGGCTCGGATGGATCGCTTCGCAGTCCTACGTCACCGGCATGGCCACAGGAACCGCGCGTGCCGCCAACACCGGCCGGTTCAGCCTGTTCAGCAACGCCGGGACCATGATCGCGCCGCTGCTGACGGGCGTGGTCGCGCAGTTCGTCGGATTCCGATGGGCTTTCTTGTTCATCGCCGCCTATGCCGGCGTCTTCTTCGTGCTGGGCCTAGGCCTGAAGTGGTCGGGACGGGTCTCGATCTCGGCGAAACGCAGGCGTCGCGACGTGGGCTTCCGCCGCGCGCTTGGTCTGGTGGCCGTGCCGGGCGTGCAGGCCGCGCTTTTCCTCACCGGTGCCAGGCTCTGGTTGGCGAAGACGTTCACCGGTTTCTTCCCGGTCCTGATCGTGGAAGCGGGTGTCGACCCGGCCGTCGCGGGCTCCGTGATCGCCATGAGCGGTCTGGTGGCGACCATGATGGCGCCGACGGCGGGGTTCTGGTGCCGCTTCGCTCGGCCCGCCACCGTCTGTGCCAGCGCGTTGGGGTGCGCAGCAGTCGGCATCGCCTTCGGGCCACAGTTGGTGCAGCCGCCCTTGGTCTACCTGCCGGCGGCGATGTTCGGGATCGGCAGCGGGCTGAGTCTTCCCCTGTTGTTGACGATCGTGACCAACAGTGCCAGCGAGAGCCAGCGGGGCCTGGTGCTCGGGCTGCGTCAGACGGTCAACAACGTCGCAGGAAGCACGGCGCCGATCGTGGTCGGGCCGTTGGTCGCGGGCGTCGGCATGGTCCTGGCCTTCCCGTTGAGTGCCGCCGTGGCCGCCGCCGCGATCGCGGTTGCGGCCGTGCGTGGGCGGACAGGTCCGTCCCCGGACGCGTCGGCGGCACGATGA
- a CDS encoding SDR family NAD(P)-dependent oxidoreductase: protein MRALVTGSNSGFGRAIVGQLADAGMDVVASARRPEAAADLRREREGGRGAVDVAVLDVAVESSREQAIDEVFTRYGAIDVLVNNAGILRVGSLEDMPPKTLEQMFATNFFGPVDLARRLLPQMRARGAGRIVNVTAIGAVLCTPFLGAYCATKHALDSASASMDLEVRSFGVRVCSVLPGAFRTAIAANLSGDAEPPGAYAELVEDFASGLAERIEGGPDDLTPVTRAVLAAATDSAPRSRYLVGGPPHLGPLVDSLEAAHLAEAQRLGLEDGHDVRA, encoded by the coding sequence GTGAGAGCGTTGGTCACTGGAAGCAACTCCGGTTTCGGGCGCGCCATCGTCGGACAACTCGCGGACGCGGGAATGGACGTCGTGGCTTCAGCACGGCGCCCTGAGGCGGCAGCCGACCTGCGCCGGGAGCGTGAAGGTGGAAGGGGGGCCGTCGACGTCGCGGTGCTCGACGTCGCGGTTGAGTCGTCGCGGGAACAGGCCATCGACGAGGTTTTCACGCGTTATGGGGCGATCGACGTGCTGGTGAACAACGCGGGCATTCTTCGCGTCGGCTCCCTCGAGGACATGCCTCCGAAGACGTTGGAGCAGATGTTCGCCACCAATTTTTTCGGGCCGGTCGACCTCGCGCGACGGCTTCTCCCGCAGATGCGCGCACGGGGCGCGGGACGCATCGTCAACGTGACGGCCATCGGTGCGGTTCTGTGCACCCCGTTTCTCGGTGCGTACTGTGCGACCAAACACGCACTCGATTCCGCGTCGGCGTCCATGGATCTCGAAGTTCGAAGCTTCGGGGTTCGCGTGTGTTCCGTGCTGCCCGGTGCGTTCCGGACAGCGATCGCCGCGAACCTGTCGGGCGATGCTGAACCGCCCGGCGCCTACGCCGAACTTGTGGAGGACTTTGCGAGCGGGCTCGCCGAACGGATCGAGGGCGGCCCGGACGACCTGACGCCGGTTACTCGGGCCGTGCTCGCTGCGGCAACGGACTCGGCTCCGAGATCTCGCTATCTCGTGGGCGGCCCCCCGCACCTCGGTCCGCTCGTCGACTCGCTCGAAGCCGCGCACCTGGCGGAGGCCCAGCGTCTGGGCCTGGAAGACGGGCACGACGTCCGTGCCTGA
- a CDS encoding ABC transporter substrate-binding protein, giving the protein MKKTLQLSAVLSDNPRTQPLSDGSVQAQGMDLVISSVHPSEMFWRQLHFGDFDISEMSLASLYVMADRFGKDALDWVAIPIFTSRRFFHTGIHVRADSGITDPGGLKGRKVGVPEYQQTAAVWTRGVLEDHFDVTPRDITWYMERGDGMDHASGTGFTPPDGVVINRIPREETMATFLQKRAIDASLMYIKDENLVDRSRGEITDGGEVLPLFHAAEESARYYEKSGLYPINHAVVIRRSLVEAHPWVVLNAYSAFLRANDVAYRRTVELAKDFVVPGRPEPITENPFRYGAIDNAPELETLGRYAHEQGLTARQLSSSDIFDERTLQL; this is encoded by the coding sequence ATGAAAAAAACGCTGCAGCTCAGCGCCGTCCTCAGTGACAATCCGAGGACGCAACCGTTGTCCGATGGTTCCGTTCAGGCGCAAGGGATGGACCTCGTGATCTCGAGCGTCCACCCGTCGGAAATGTTTTGGCGGCAACTCCATTTCGGAGATTTCGACATCTCGGAGATGTCTCTCGCCTCGCTGTACGTGATGGCCGACCGGTTTGGCAAGGACGCGTTGGACTGGGTCGCCATCCCGATCTTCACGTCTCGGCGATTCTTCCACACCGGTATCCACGTCCGGGCCGACAGCGGCATCACCGACCCAGGCGGCCTCAAGGGCCGAAAGGTGGGGGTGCCGGAGTATCAGCAGACGGCCGCGGTCTGGACGCGAGGAGTTCTCGAGGACCACTTCGACGTCACGCCACGAGACATCACCTGGTACATGGAACGCGGCGACGGCATGGATCATGCCTCGGGAACCGGGTTCACGCCCCCGGACGGTGTGGTCATCAACCGGATCCCCCGCGAAGAGACCATGGCGACCTTCCTGCAGAAGAGGGCGATCGACGCCTCCCTGATGTACATCAAGGACGAAAATCTCGTCGACCGCAGTCGGGGGGAGATTACCGACGGTGGTGAGGTCCTGCCGCTGTTCCACGCGGCTGAGGAATCCGCCCGCTACTACGAGAAGTCGGGTCTGTACCCCATCAATCACGCGGTTGTCATCCGCCGTTCGTTGGTCGAAGCGCACCCCTGGGTGGTTCTGAACGCGTACTCGGCCTTCCTCCGTGCGAACGACGTCGCGTACCGGCGTACCGTCGAACTGGCCAAAGATTTCGTCGTACCGGGCCGTCCCGAGCCGATCACGGAGAATCCCTTCCGCTACGGCGCGATCGACAATGCGCCAGAACTCGAAACGCTTGGTCGCTACGCCCATGAGCAGGGGCTCACTGCGCGGCAACTGAGCTCCAGCGACATCTTCGACGAACGAACGCTGCAACTCTGA
- a CDS encoding RraA family protein translates to MSEQNAQANGGRWLGTDLRWLGDQPPPTAADLHEAQGRTGDLPARIKPINPAMQVWGPAYTVAVPPGDNLWLHRAISAAPEGSVLVAGQTQPAEAGYWGEITTEAAMARGLRGLVFDGGVRDAAVLVELPFPIFAGQLCIRGTVKDPDSAGFVRLPITLGTARIRTGDLIVGDVDGVVVVPARNADRVVDAAVQRIEKERTMVEQIRQGASTLDLLGLR, encoded by the coding sequence ATGAGCGAGCAAAATGCGCAAGCGAACGGCGGGCGCTGGCTTGGGACCGACCTGCGTTGGCTCGGTGACCAGCCGCCCCCGACCGCGGCTGACCTGCACGAGGCACAGGGCCGGACGGGTGACCTCCCCGCGCGGATCAAGCCGATCAACCCGGCCATGCAGGTCTGGGGGCCGGCCTACACGGTGGCCGTCCCCCCCGGTGACAACCTGTGGCTGCACCGGGCGATCTCGGCGGCCCCCGAGGGCAGTGTGCTCGTCGCCGGGCAGACGCAGCCTGCGGAGGCCGGATACTGGGGCGAGATCACGACCGAGGCCGCCATGGCGCGGGGCCTGCGCGGGTTGGTCTTCGACGGTGGGGTCCGGGATGCCGCGGTGCTCGTGGAGCTGCCGTTTCCGATCTTCGCGGGGCAGTTGTGCATCCGCGGGACCGTGAAGGACCCGGACAGTGCAGGTTTCGTCCGTCTGCCGATCACCCTCGGAACCGCCCGCATCCGCACCGGCGACCTGATCGTCGGCGACGTGGATGGCGTGGTCGTCGTCCCCGCACGCAACGCGGATCGGGTCGTGGACGCCGCCGTGCAACGCATCGAGAAAGAACGAACGATGGTCGAGCAGATCAGGCAGGGCGCCAGCACGCTGGACCTGCTCGGTCTTCGCTGA
- a CDS encoding RraA family protein, with translation MNEDLSVWTTFGTATISDALDSQGIEGCALGLMPIDRSVAMAGRAFTVRYRRISPTDPGTVGDYLDDVPAGAVVVLDNAGDESCTVWGDILTQMASRKGVAGTVIDGACRDTQRAVDLGYPLYSRVRTMRTGKDRVEVSDVQEPVSLSGVQVAPGDLIVGDCDGVVVVPQAVEAAVLDAAKRINEAEAQIESLLEQGHSIREARERAQYHKLQSRQSDSD, from the coding sequence ATGAACGAGGACCTCTCGGTTTGGACGACGTTCGGGACCGCCACGATTTCGGACGCGCTGGACAGTCAAGGCATCGAGGGATGCGCGCTCGGCCTGATGCCGATCGATCGTTCGGTCGCCATGGCGGGCCGCGCTTTCACCGTGCGCTACCGGCGGATCAGCCCGACCGACCCAGGGACGGTGGGCGACTACCTCGATGACGTCCCGGCCGGGGCGGTCGTGGTGCTCGACAACGCCGGCGACGAGTCGTGCACCGTCTGGGGGGACATCCTCACCCAGATGGCCTCGCGGAAAGGCGTCGCCGGCACGGTCATCGACGGTGCCTGTCGCGACACGCAACGCGCCGTCGATCTCGGGTATCCGTTGTACTCGCGCGTCCGCACCATGCGCACGGGCAAGGACCGGGTCGAAGTCTCGGACGTGCAGGAACCGGTGTCCTTGTCCGGCGTGCAGGTCGCGCCCGGCGACCTGATCGTCGGCGATTGTGATGGCGTGGTGGTCGTGCCCCAAGCCGTCGAGGCGGCGGTGCTTGACGCGGCGAAGCGCATCAACGAGGCGGAGGCCCAGATCGAGTCGTTGCTCGAGCAGGGCCACTCCATCAGGGAGGCACGCGAGCGCGCGCAGTACCACAAGCTCCAGAGCCGCCAGAGCGACAGCGATTGA
- a CDS encoding extradiol ring-cleavage dioxygenase, with translation MAKITLGIGTSHSPMLSTPIDEFEGHASRDAKNPQIPDYAGRTERLREQLADQLTDDVVAAKNDACQAAIAKLGATIRERDIDLLLIVGDDQEEWFDKENIPALGVYWNDQVETRPPDVEHMHPTLRSAYWGYHGDGTNHTVRVHGDLGRHVIAELTKQHFDVYSFRQQPTDKPLGHAWTFVYHRILEHQFDLPVLPVYLNTYYPPNTPAPGRCFELGQGLRRAVESWDEDLNVCVVGSGGLSHFVVDEELDRGLLDAIAQGDREHIEQIDPDRLLSGSSEAKNWITAAGAAEHLDFKVIDYVPYYRSPAGSGVGMGFAVWE, from the coding sequence ATGGCAAAGATCACGTTGGGCATCGGAACCTCGCACAGTCCGATGTTGAGTACGCCGATCGACGAGTTCGAGGGGCACGCCAGCCGCGACGCGAAGAACCCCCAGATCCCCGACTACGCCGGCCGAACCGAGCGACTCCGCGAGCAACTCGCCGATCAGTTGACCGACGATGTCGTCGCGGCCAAGAACGACGCGTGTCAGGCGGCGATTGCGAAACTCGGGGCCACGATCCGCGAGCGGGACATCGACTTGCTGCTCATCGTGGGTGATGACCAGGAGGAATGGTTCGACAAGGAGAACATTCCAGCTCTCGGCGTCTACTGGAATGATCAGGTGGAAACGCGGCCACCGGATGTCGAGCACATGCATCCGACCCTTCGTTCCGCCTACTGGGGCTACCACGGCGACGGCACCAACCACACCGTCCGGGTGCATGGGGATCTGGGTCGCCACGTCATCGCTGAGCTGACCAAGCAGCACTTCGATGTCTACAGCTTTCGCCAACAGCCCACGGACAAGCCCCTCGGTCACGCGTGGACGTTCGTCTACCACCGCATCCTGGAGCATCAGTTCGATCTCCCGGTTCTCCCGGTGTACCTCAACACCTACTACCCGCCGAACACGCCCGCGCCCGGCCGTTGTTTCGAGTTGGGACAGGGGCTTCGCCGCGCGGTGGAATCGTGGGACGAGGACCTCAACGTCTGCGTCGTCGGCTCCGGTGGTCTCAGCCACTTCGTCGTGGACGAGGAACTCGACCGCGGACTGTTGGACGCGATCGCTCAGGGGGACCGCGAACACATCGAGCAGATCGACCCCGACCGTCTGCTGTCGGGCAGTTCGGAAGCGAAGAACTGGATCACTGCCGCGGGGGCTGCGGAGCACCTCGACTTCAAGGTCATCGACTATGTGCCGTACTACCGCTCTCCCGCGGGATCCGGCGTCGGGATGGGATTTGCCGTATGGGAATGA
- a CDS encoding RidA family protein yields the protein MPAKRQVIEVEGLGHGDNPIPVAVKAGGWLFTGTVPGIDRATGTFPDQVATEIANAFDNLGAVLEAAGVAWGDVTKVDVSLRDKAHRNFVNDNWLKYFPDDDDRPVRHVSRVDLPGEMNIQLQIVAMAS from the coding sequence GTGCCAGCGAAACGCCAAGTCATCGAAGTCGAGGGGCTCGGTCACGGGGACAACCCCATTCCGGTCGCGGTCAAAGCGGGTGGCTGGCTCTTCACTGGCACGGTCCCCGGTATCGACCGAGCCACGGGCACCTTCCCCGATCAGGTCGCGACCGAGATCGCGAACGCATTCGACAATCTCGGAGCGGTCCTCGAGGCGGCCGGGGTCGCGTGGGGCGATGTCACGAAGGTGGATGTGAGTTTGCGCGACAAGGCGCATCGCAACTTCGTCAACGACAACTGGCTCAAGTACTTCCCGGATGACGACGACCGCCCTGTGCGCCACGTTTCTCGTGTGGACTTGCCGGGCGAGATGAACATCCAACTGCAGATCGTCGCGATGGCTTCCTGA
- a CDS encoding nitroreductase family protein — protein MDLTHCDQASIDYILSTTRTVRRRLELDRPVPDEVLLDCLRLAVQAPSGGDRQPWRFVVVRDQERRAAIGALFRSRGEAYLRERRTGDRAPRDEVRLHRSVRHLLDTIDRVPVLVIPCLLGRPPAGVGAAAFYGSIYPAVWSFMLALRSRGLGAAWTTFHLHHEREAASILDIPHDEVTQTALLPVAYTVGSSFAAARRTPAEHVTYVDRWGHPASPSATTTRDG, from the coding sequence ATGGACCTCACGCACTGCGACCAGGCCTCAATCGACTACATCCTGAGCACCACGCGGACCGTCCGGCGGCGGCTCGAACTCGATCGGCCCGTTCCCGACGAAGTCCTGCTCGATTGCCTTCGGCTGGCGGTCCAGGCGCCCTCTGGCGGAGACCGTCAGCCATGGCGCTTCGTGGTCGTACGGGACCAGGAGCGGCGTGCCGCGATCGGCGCGTTGTTTCGGTCGCGAGGCGAGGCCTACCTGCGCGAGCGCCGCACGGGCGACCGCGCGCCGCGGGACGAGGTCCGGCTGCATCGGTCGGTGCGCCATCTGCTCGACACGATCGACCGGGTCCCGGTCCTGGTCATCCCCTGCCTGCTCGGCCGTCCACCCGCCGGCGTCGGCGCGGCAGCCTTCTACGGCTCGATCTACCCGGCGGTGTGGAGCTTCATGCTCGCGCTCCGCTCCCGTGGCTTGGGCGCCGCATGGACGACGTTCCACCTGCACCACGAGCGCGAGGCAGCCAGCATTCTCGACATCCCCCACGACGAGGTGACGCAGACCGCGCTGCTGCCTGTGGCCTACACGGTCGGATCCTCCTTCGCCGCGGCTCGTCGAACCCCCGCCGAACACGTCACCTACGTCGATCGCTGGGGCCATCCTGCATCGCCTTCTGCCACCACCACACGCGACGGCTGA
- a CDS encoding sulfite exporter TauE/SafE family protein translates to MSALQVVILFFAAAGAGAVNAVVGAGTLITFPTLLAMGVPPVTANVSNAVGLVPGGLAAAGAYHRVLHSQRRLVARLLVPSAAGAALGGLLVLAFDPAVFAAAVPVLLVGSAVLALAQPRITQLMRSRPGRRTVPSRPAARDEDAVGVTGASAPLMLGVGLTGIYGGYFGAAQGVVLLCLLGLLLQAELTAVNGLKNLLSTTANLLAASIFVVAGVVDWRIAGVVAVGSVLGGWFGAKGAQRLNPRLLRLSLVVVAVAAAIRQIVT, encoded by the coding sequence ATGTCCGCGCTCCAGGTCGTCATCCTCTTCTTCGCCGCCGCCGGGGCCGGTGCCGTGAACGCGGTCGTCGGCGCAGGAACACTGATCACGTTCCCGACCCTGTTGGCCATGGGGGTGCCGCCGGTCACGGCGAACGTGTCGAACGCGGTCGGGCTGGTGCCCGGGGGCCTGGCCGCTGCAGGGGCCTACCATCGGGTCCTGCACAGCCAGCGGCGGCTGGTGGCACGACTGCTCGTGCCCTCGGCCGCCGGGGCCGCACTCGGTGGCCTGCTCGTGCTCGCCTTCGACCCTGCGGTCTTCGCCGCCGCCGTCCCGGTGCTGCTCGTCGGCTCGGCCGTTCTCGCGCTGGCCCAACCGCGCATCACGCAGCTCATGCGGTCCCGGCCAGGACGCCGGACGGTCCCGTCGCGGCCGGCCGCCCGCGACGAGGACGCCGTCGGCGTGACGGGCGCAAGTGCGCCGCTGATGCTCGGCGTCGGGCTGACGGGCATCTACGGAGGCTACTTCGGCGCCGCGCAGGGGGTGGTGCTGCTCTGCCTGCTCGGCCTCCTGCTCCAGGCCGAGCTGACGGCCGTGAACGGGCTGAAGAACCTGCTGTCGACCACGGCCAACCTGTTGGCCGCATCGATCTTCGTGGTGGCCGGCGTCGTCGACTGGCGAATCGCCGGCGTCGTTGCCGTCGGCTCCGTGCTCGGCGGCTGGTTCGGCGCCAAGGGCGCGCAACGGCTGAACCCACGTCTGCTGCGCCTGAGCCTCGTCGTGGTGGCGGTCGCGGCCGCCATCCGCCAGATCGTGACCTGA